CGAGGTGGTGGGGGATCGACCGTTTAATGCCAGAGCCATTGGACAAGCGCTTTTAGGCAAGCAACTGCTCAGCGTGGAGCAAGCCCCTCATCAAGTGAACCGCCAGCTCGCTCGACTGAGCAATGATCGACTGCTGGAAACAACCGTGATCGGGAGAGAGCAAACATCGATCCACATCGCATCCTTTGTCAGTGATGAACTTGTTCTCCAGGTCATGCATGGGGCAAGGGCACCAAGGCTCAGCAGGATTGAAACCCTGAGTCGCTATCAACCATGTCCAGACGAACCAACCGCTGACCTCGTCAGCCGAATCTGTGGGGAGCAATGGCAACAGACCTATCCAGCTCCCGGGGCTGCCAGCAAATCATTTGTGCAACGGGCAAGCCGCTACAAGCTCACGCTCACACGGCGGCAGGATCCTGCTTGAACACACGAGCCTCCAGTCGATCGCGCCATTCAAACAAAGGCTGAAGGCGAGGATGATCACTGAGACCGGCAACGCCGCGGCCCGCCAATTGAGACCCTGCTGAAGCGGGAAAGCGCAACAGGGAGAGCTGCGCCGCCACTGCCAAATCCGCAAGGCTGAGGGCATCGCCAACCAAAACGCTATCGGGGGTCAGGCCATCAGCCATCGCGATCAGGTTGTGGAGCATGGCGGAACGCTCCTCCTGGCCAAACAGCTCATTAACCCCACTCAGCCAACCCGTCGGGACTCCAGTCATCACCTGCCGAATTGGGCCCGGTACGTCATCCGGCAACAGGGCCGCACGCAATTCAGGATCATCCACCGCCGCCTGAAGCAGAGCCGCGCGGACGGATCCTGCAAGAGTTGTATCAGCCCAGTCTTCAATCAAATGAATCTGGGCCACCGCTCGAAGGTCCTTCGGGAAGAGGGGCGGCTCGGGCTGCAGCTCATCCAAGTAACGACAGATCGCGCTGGAATCTGCCACCACCGTGTCGCCATCTACGAGCACCGGAACTTGCCTTTGCCCTGACAAACGGAACACGGCGAGTTGACCGATCCCAGGGGTGACCTCCACTTCTCGAAAGCTCAAATCCTTGGCATGCAATGCCATCCGCACCTTGAGGCAGAAGGCGGAATGACGGAATTGATGCAGCTCCAGCATGACCGTCTTTGCCCTTAGCCGGCAGAGTAGCTATCAGATTCATATCCCTGCCAGGACCATGCGCGAGTTTTTCGTCAATGTGACGCGTTACCCGCGCTATCTCATTAACTTCGGCCTTGGCGTTCTCAACTCCGTTGCAAAGCCCCTGGTTCAGCGGCTCAGGAATCCCGTCACTGCCGTTGCTCTGATTGGGGCTTTGATTAGTGGATTGATCACCCTTGGACTGGTGCTCCGTGCCATGGTGACTACTGCAGCACCACTGAGCTGACGATGGCCCAGGGACGTCGAGTTGAGCGGGTAGCCGCCTTAATCCGCAAGGAAACCAGCGAGCTGCTGATCCATGGGATCCGTGACGAACGCGTTCATCAGGGGATGGTGAGCATCACCGAGGTGGAGGTCAGCGGCGACCTTCAACATTGTCGAATTTTCGTGAGTGTCTTCGGCGAACAAGCGCAAAAAGATGAGGTCATGGACGGCCTAGAAGCGGCAAGAGGGTTCCTCCGTGGGGAGCTAGGCCGCCGGTTGCAAATGCGTCGAGCCCCTGAGATTGTCTTCAAGCTCGATCGTGGGATTGAAAAAGGCACCACAGTGCTCCATTTGCTGGGGGAGCTCGAGCGGGAGCGGGATCAACGAGGAGAGGTGCCAGAAGGAACCGAACTCCCTGACAATCCATGAATGCGGATGACCTTCGTCAGGCCGTCGCCCGATTGTTGGTGGTGCGCGCCAGCGGTCATGCCACAGATAGGGAGAGGCGATACCCGCGCTGGGAGCTCAGCAATCACGAGCTAGAGCAGCTGTTAGGCGCTGGGGTCGGGGGGGTGATCCTGCTCGGTGGAACCGCAACAGAGTTACGACAGCGCTGCCGCAGATTGCAACGCTGGGCTGGGCAACCCATTTTGTTGTGCGCCGACGTTGAAGAAGGCGTTGGCCAACGCTTTGAGGGGGCCAGCTGGTTGGTGCCTCCAATGGCGCTCGGACGGCTTTATCAGAGATCTCCGCGCAAGGCCGTACAGCTTGCCGAAAACTATGGACGTTGTTGCGGCAATCAGGCGAAGCGCTGCGGGCTGAATTGGGTGCTGGCTCCGGTTTGCGATGTGAACAGCAACCCCAAAAACCCGGTCATCAACGTGCGGGCATGGGGAGAAGATCCCCACACCGTGGGGGAGTTAACAGGAGCCTTTCAGCGTGGACTGGCCGCGACAGGCGTTTTGGGCTGCGCCAAGCATTTCCCTGGCCATGGCGACACCGCCACCGACTCCCACCTGGAACTTCCTCTGCTGCCACACAGTCGCGAACGCTTAAAGAGCCTTGAACTTCAACCGTTTCGCACCCTGATCCTGGAGGGAGTCAGCAGTGTGATGACCGCCCATCTACTGATTCCAGCATTGGATGCAGAGTGGCCCGCCACCCTCTCCGCCGAGGTGCTCACCACGCTTTTAAGGGTTGATCTTGGCTTCAAAGGCCTTGTTGTCACCGATGCCTTGGTGATGG
The window above is part of the Synechococcus sp. WH 8020 genome. Proteins encoded here:
- a CDS encoding glutathione S-transferase family protein, which translates into the protein MLELHQFRHSAFCLKVRMALHAKDLSFREVEVTPGIGQLAVFRLSGQRQVPVLVDGDTVVADSSAICRYLDELQPEPPLFPKDLRAVAQIHLIEDWADTTLAGSVRAALLQAAVDDPELRAALLPDDVPGPIRQVMTGVPTGWLSGVNELFGQEERSAMLHNLIAMADGLTPDSVLVGDALSLADLAVAAQLSLLRFPASAGSQLAGRGVAGLSDHPRLQPLFEWRDRLEARVFKQDPAAV
- a CDS encoding DUF6816 family protein → MTRPLLALIMAMILLVGPLKPALADNTQNSQQLEARLKEWPAWPDPAPLPRPRAKEDLVYPDWFEGLWEVESLDLLANGKVDENLPPIKHLAQFRLNQHNEVVGDRPFNARAIGQALLGKQLLSVEQAPHQVNRQLARLSNDRLLETTVIGREQTSIHIASFVSDELVLQVMHGARAPRLSRIETLSRYQPCPDEPTADLVSRICGEQWQQTYPAPGAASKSFVQRASRYKLTLTRRQDPA
- the rbfA gene encoding 30S ribosome-binding factor RbfA, whose product is MAQGRRVERVAALIRKETSELLIHGIRDERVHQGMVSITEVEVSGDLQHCRIFVSVFGEQAQKDEVMDGLEAARGFLRGELGRRLQMRRAPEIVFKLDRGIEKGTTVLHLLGELERERDQRGEVPEGTELPDNP
- a CDS encoding glycoside hydrolase family 3 N-terminal domain-containing protein; this encodes MNADDLRQAVARLLVVRASGHATDRERRYPRWELSNHELEQLLGAGVGGVILLGGTATELRQRCRRLQRWAGQPILLCADVEEGVGQRFEGASWLVPPMALGRLYQRSPRKAVQLAENYGRCCGNQAKRCGLNWVLAPVCDVNSNPKNPVINVRAWGEDPHTVGELTGAFQRGLAATGVLGCAKHFPGHGDTATDSHLELPLLPHSRERLKSLELQPFRTLILEGVSSVMTAHLLIPALDAEWPATLSAEVLTTLLRVDLGFKGLVVTDALVMEAIAARYGAGEAAVLAFAAGADLILMPADAVAAIDALCDALHSGRVPMARLHDSLDRREVALNSIPQSLDLDNNEPTIETREERALTLELVSRSLEISNPSTTNGATQPNPIDGINLIRVDGVLPCPVLPADAPAILLPKPLGFQTVLSHPLGVSPWSDAADPLGPLAIDRLGDGPVLLQLFIRGNPFQANRSVGEPWTDAIQQLLDLNRLFGLVVYGSPYVWETLSALLPRSIPAAYSPGQMPDAQQALLQRLLNQNPSPALSTLGINEFTD
- a CDS encoding DUF751 family protein — protein: MREFFVNVTRYPRYLINFGLGVLNSVAKPLVQRLRNPVTAVALIGALISGLITLGLVLRAMVTTAAPLS